In Borreliella burgdorferi B31, the sequence AATAGCTACTACCTCACTTAAAACATATCAATTCAAATAATAATTGTTTATCCCATATTTAGTATTAATAATTGATTAAGTGAATATTAATAATAAAAAAAGGAGTAACAATGAAAATCATCAACATATTATTTTGTATATCTTTGCTACTACTAAATAGCTGTAATTCCAATGATAATGACACTTTAAAAAACAATGCCCAACAAACAAAAAGCAGGAAAAAACGTGATTTAAGCCAAGAAGAACTGCCACAACAAGAAAAAATCACTTTAACATCCGACGAAGAAAAAATGTTTACTTCATTAATCAATGTGTTTAAATACACAATTGAAAAATTAAACAATGAAATACAAGGGTGCATGAATGGAAACAAAAGTAAATGTAATGACTTCTTTGATTGGCTTTCTGAAGATATTCAAAAACAAAAAGAATTAGCTGGTGCTTTTACCA encodes:
- a CDS encoding Mlp family lipoprotein is translated as MKIINILFCISLLLLNSCNSNDNDTLKNNAQQTKSRKKRDLSQEELPQQEKITLTSDEEKMFTSLINVFKYTIEKLNNEIQGCMNGNKSKCNDFFDWLSEDIQKQKELAGAFTKVYNFLKSKAQNETFDTYIKGAIDCKKNTPQDCNKNNKYGDGDNLIEQYFRGVANDMSNRNSNEEIYQYLKDELLKEDNHYAGLTANWQN